In one window of Rhinoderma darwinii isolate aRhiDar2 chromosome 7, aRhiDar2.hap1, whole genome shotgun sequence DNA:
- the HTD2 gene encoding hydroxyacyl-thioester dehydratase type 2, mitochondrial, with the protein MFYHLVTGGRSFGVLSNLSMLSCFNKLIQRLSHLQVGDSAEISRTFTQNDVQLFSELTGDTNPLHLDETFAENTRFGKPVVHGVLLNGLVSAVLGTKLPGNGCVLLSQDIRFPAPLHAGEQVIARAQVKTLKRSLAFINVSCIATESGRTVMEGIVKVRIPGE; encoded by the coding sequence ATGTTCTATCACTTGGTTACCGGTGGAAGATCATTTGGCGTTCTCTCCAACCTATCCATGTTGAGTTGCTTCAATAAACTTATACAGAGGTTGTCACATCTGCAGGTTGGAGACAGCGCTGAGATCTCCAGGACCTTCACTCAGAATGATGTTCAGCTCTTCTCTGAACTGACCGGTGATACTAACCCACTGCATCTTGATGAGACCTTTGCTGAAAACACAAGATTTGGAAAACCAGTGGTACATGGGGTCCTCCTCAATGGCCTGGTGTCTGCGGTGTTGGGTACGAAGCTGCCAGGCAATGGTTGTGTGCTACTTTCCCAGGACATTCGCTTCCCGGCACCTCTCCATGCCGGAGAACAGGTCATAGCTAGAGCGCAAGTGAAGACTTTAAAGAGATCATTGGCGTTCATCAATGTATCGTGTATTGCAACAGAAAGTGGCCGGACCGTCATGGAAGGAATCGTTAAAGTGCGAATTCCTGGCGAATGA
- the RPP14 gene encoding ribonuclease P protein subunit p14: MKESAKPAKPASYERIVLKNFSEYHYLKIQLVFEDKSVKLSAAQFKSLILSALKDLHGEVGASFPLDLLKYNGKTLFAILRIKSSGLVKLWTSLTLLGQYQGHQCSVSVIQTSPFLLALAGNSRELVLD; this comes from the exons ATGAAAGAGAGCGCTAAGCCTGCAAAACCCGCCTCATACGAGAGGATTGTGCTGAAGAACTTCTCTGAGTATCATTACCTGAAAATTCAGCT AGTATTTGAAGACAAGAGCGTCAAACTTTCTGCTGCTCAGTTCAAGTCATTGATTCTTTCAGCCTTAAAGGATTTGCATGGAGAG GTCGGAGCTTCTTTCCCATTGGACCTGTTAAAATATAATGGAAAGACGTTGTTCGCCATACTAAGAATAAAGAGCAG TGGCCTTGTGAAGCTGTGGACCTCTCTGACCTTGCTGGGACAATACCAGGGCCACCAGTGTAGCGTTTCTGTGATTCAG aCATCCCCTTTTCTGTTGGCATTGGCTGGTAACAGCAGAGAACTAGTATTGGATTAG